GACGGTGACGGTCATTATGAGATTCTTATTGGAGAGGAAAATGGTCAGTTTGACATAATAGACCCGCTTCTAGGTAATGAGAGTCTTGACGTGTTGGAGTGGGTATTTGTCACTGGAGGGCCTATCATGGGGTCCGCATCTGTTGCAGACGTCAACGGCGACGGAGTTCCTGAAATCTTTATAGGAAGCAGAGATTACAGACTATATATGATAGAGCCTATTGGCCAGCAAGCTACTAGCAGCCAAGCTAGTTCTACTGTAACATATACAACTTCTAAAACACCAGTAAATCAAACAGTCGGTTCTACGAGCGGTGAAAAAACAAGTATGTCTACTGCTAGTGTAAGTATAGGGTTAACTCAAGGCATTGGAAGATATAAACCTGTTATTAATTGGCAATTAGTTGTAGGTGTTCTTATCGTCTCGTTGGCTATTGTTTTTACCGCTTATCTCTATACGAGAGATTAGCTGTGATCTCACTCTTCTTCCTGGCATTCGCATTCGCTTATTTCTTCTATTTCTTCGCATCCTAATTGTGCTTCTTCCTCAGCGTTTTCCATTGCTTCCTCCGGGTCTTCTGCTTCTACGTGTATTATGCATTTTATAATGCAGCTGCACTTGTATTCTTTGGGCATTGCCTCATCTCCTCATGCTGTGCTTTTCTAGTATGGCTATGGGTTTTTATTGTTATTATTATAGTAGCATGACTTCTTCTATTTTTTGTTTTTATATAAAATATTGTAATTAATATTTTTTAACTTATATTATTATATTAATAGGTAATGGTGCATCAAAAATTGGCTTCCCTCGCAACACAGGAGAAAGTTAGACTAGGTATTCTAAACGGAGAAGTAATGGGCAAAAGCCTTAGAGACTATAATCGAATAGCTGTCCTCTCACAGCTAGGAACTCAATGCCTTGCTACTTCCTCATCTCTTATATCCACTTTCGAGAGCTTGACAGGAGGAATAGCCAAGTTTTTCCCGTTATCAAGGGAAGAGTTGAAAAAGACTGTCGATGGAGTCCTGGCCTTCGAGCCGCAGGCTACTATAGTAATTGTAGGTGGTATGGAGAGGATGGAGGAATGCGAAAAATTCCTAAAGATAGTACTTGAAGAATTTGCTAAAAGAACCTTCAAGTCAGACATAGTGATATGCTTGAGAGGTTATCTATCAGGTTGTCTATCAGACATAACAGTCGCTGATGTTAGTGTATTAAGCTATATCGAACTATTGAAATACCTCCGATTATGGAGTGTTATGGGCTACGATGTAAATTTAAGCGAAATGACATTCCTATTCGGAAAACTCTCAGTTTCTAATGGAAATGTATCTTTGGAACGTGTAGCTGAGTTCCCATTGACTGCAGAACATTTTCTATTGTTGAGAAAGCTCTTGGGATAATAAAGTATTATTCTCTCGTACAAGTCATAAATAAACTTATCTTCTATTTTTATAAAAATAGCACACAAAAGTTAAAATATAATTAGATGAATAATAACATAACTGGTGAAAACCTTGCCCGATAAAATATGCCTCACTATAATGTCCGGTAGCATAGACCGTCTCACAGGAGCGGCAATCCTAGCTAGCGGGGCAGTATCAATGGATATGGAAGTAGAAATATTCCTGCAACTCTGGGGAGTATACGCCTTCAAAAAGGATGTAATGCATCAAAATATGAATTTAAGCGAATTCGGAGAACTGGGAGAGAAAGTAGCTCAGCGAATTCAAGAACTCAAACTACCAATGTGGTTTGAACTATTGAAGCAGGCGAAGGAACTAGGTAAAGTAAAGATCTACGCGTGCAGCCTAGCATCAAACATCTGGGATGTCAAGAAGGAAGACCTAGAGATGGTTGACGATATCATTGGCGCTGGCGAATGGATAGAGAAGATGAGGGAGGCAAAGATCAACCTCTTCATCTAAATAAGCAGCTTATAGAGGTGGATAAACCATGAGTATGAGTCCAGATGAACTCAAGAATCTGAAAGCTGATAAAGTTGTAGATGCCCGAGGAACATCGTGTCCAGGCCCACTGTTAGCGGCTAAGAGAGCTATTTCAAGCGTACCTGTAGGAGGTATGCTTGAAATATTATCATCTGATCCAGGGACCAAACGGGATCTACCTCTCTGGGCCAAAAAGATGGGACATGAATTCCTAGGTGTCATAGAGGAGCCGGGGTACTCGCGAATATTCATCAGGAGGAAGAAGTAGCCCCCACCTATCGAGTTTAAGGGGGAATTGTTTTGGCAGAAAATGAGAAAGGGGGAGAGTTCCGCCCCCACATACTGGTTTTTTCCACTAACCTAATATCTGATGTTGGCATCGACTATGCAGGGCTACTGCACATGCATTATCCTGTGACCACGTCTATTGTTAGGCTTCCATGTTCATCTATGATAAGGCCGGAATGGGTTGTTCTAGCACTTGAACAGGGTTTCGATGGAGTATTTATCGCTGCAGACGGAACAGATTGTCCTTATCTTTCAGACTGTACGGATAGGACAGCGAGAAGAGTAGATGAAGCCCTAGGAAAAGCGAAGGAAGCTGGTTTTAATCCTGAGAGAATTAAAATGGCTGCTATATGCTCGGTCTGTGCTGAGCCGTTTGTAAAGCTCATGGACGGTTTCTATGAAACCCTAGTTAAGCTAGGTCCCGTCAAGAGAGGTGAGATAAGTGGGGATTCTTAGTCAAATGCTGGAGCATCCTATTGAACAGGAGGGTATAGAGGAATTCGACGTTCTAGTCATCGGCGGTGGAATAGCTGGAATGGAGGCTTCCCTCGACCTGGCGGAGATGGGTTTCAAAGTTTTGCTAGTCGAGAGAGATCCTTCTATTGGCGGTAAAATGTTTCTCTTAAGCAAGGTATTCCCTACACTAGATTGTGCTAGCTGTATCTCGACGCCTAAAATGGCAGCAGTAGCGCATCACCCTAACATCAAGGCCATGACGTATAGTGAGGTGAAGAGTGTAGAAAAGAAAGGTGAAGGAGAGTTCCTAGTAGAGGTCTTGAAGAAGCCTAGATTCGTCATGGAAGACCTATGCACGGGATGTGCATTATGCGAGAACGCGTGCCCTGTTATAGTTCCTAAAGAATACGATTTCAGTCTCAGAGGCCGGAAAGCTGCTTATATACCCTTCGATACAGCCGTTCCAAAAGTAGCTATGATAGACATAGATCACTGTATATTTTGCGGACAATGCGAGTTAGCCTGTCCAGTGGGGGCAATCAACTTCCTCCAGAAATCAATACTCCAGAAATTCAAAGTTGGAGCCGTAATCATAGCAACTGGCTACCAGTTGTTCCCAATAACGAAGAAGAAGGAATACATGTATGGGAAACTGGCCAATGTAATAACAGCTATGCAAATGGACAGGCTACTATCACCTACAAGGCCATATAATGCCGTTCTAAGACCGAGTGACGGAAGAGAACCGATGAATATAGCTTTCGTTTTATGTAGTGGCAGCAGAGACAGAACTGTAGGTAACCCCCTCTGCTCACAGATATGCTGTATGTACTCCATAAAGCAAGCCCAGCTCCTAATGGGAGCACTCCCCTTAGCTGATATAACCATTTACTATATGGATATTAGAGCCTTCGGCAAGGGTTTCGAGGAGTTTTACCAGCAAGCGAAGGATATGGGTGTTATGTTCATCAAAGGGAGAGTAGCTAAGATAGAACCAGGAGAGGATGGTAACATAGTTGTATATTATGAAGATATAGAAAACGGGGGTAGATTAAGTAGAGCAGAGCATGATCTTGTCGTTTTATCAGTAGGAATACTACCAAACCCAGGCGTAGCCAAGGTCTTCAAGAATACCAGGCTAGAGATAGACGAGTATGGCTACATCAAGCTTCCCGGGAACTATACTAGTACAGCTGAAACAAGCATACCAGGAGTATTCGCAGCTGGCTGCGCAATCGGACCCAAAGATATTCCTGACACAGTTGTTGAAGCCGCTGCAGCAGCATCACAGGCTGCTGCTTATCTTTCGGAGGTGAGGAAGAAGTGAGCGGCAATGAGAAAGATATCCGTATAGGAGTTTATGTTTGCTGGTGTGGTGGAAACATATCAGACGTAGTCGATGTAGAGAAGGTCGTTAGTGTCATAAAGAACGAGGAAGGGGTCGTTGTAGCTAGGCATTTCATGTTCATGTGCTCTGAAGCAGGTCAGAAAATGATTGAGAATGATATCAAGATGCGTAATCTGAATGCAGTGGTAGTAGCTTCCTGCTCTCCGAAACTACATGAATTAACATTCAGAAACACGGTTCTGAGAGCCGGGATAAACCCTTACATGTACTACCATGCTAATATTAGAGAACAGGTAAGCTGGGCACACAGTGATAGCAAAGAGGAAGCGACTAAGAAAGCTATAAGACACATACGTATGGCAACAGCATATGTACGCCATGCAGAGCCTCTCGAAAAAATCAAAGTAGAAGCTACACCTGCCGTACTCGTTATAGGAGGAGGAGTTACAGGTCTTCGTGCAGCAATTGATTTAGCCAGGTCCGGAGTAAATGTCTACCTTGTAGAGAAAGAACCATTCCTAGGAGGTCACGTTGCAAGGCTAGGAGAAACATATCCTTCAGGCCGTCCTGGCTGGGAACTCGTATCGCGTTTAATAGATGAATTATTGAAACACGATAATGTAGCCATATACACACAGGCAACTGTAGAAAAGGTTGAGGGCTATATTGGGAATTTCGATGTAACAATAAAAGTTTCACCTAGATATTTCGTCAAGAACTGTGAAAGAATAGAAGAAGCAATAAGCAGGTGCGAAAAAAGAGTCCCAGATGAATGGAGTTATGGTATCAAAACAAGAATACCAATACTGCTACCTCCCTATCCAAGGGCATATCCAAGGATACCAGCTCTTGATATGAAGGCATGTGGCGAGGATAAGTGTATGGGATGCTTGGAGCCTTGTAAAGATGCAGTCGACCTAACTATGCAGGAACAGGTTATCAAGCTTAAAGTTGGTGCAGTGATAACTGCTACAGGATTCAACCCGTACGAGCCCAGTGAAGGGGAGTTCGGTTATGCGCAGTATCCTTATGTCATAACCCTTCCACAGTTTAATAGTATCCTGAAAGAATCGGGTAACGGGAAACTTGTAGTAAATGGTAGGGAAGTAAAGAGCCTAGCATTTATCTATTGTGTAGGTAGTCGGCAGAGGGAAGGTAGAACTTACTGTTCTAGATATTGTTGTAATGCTACAGTATATGCTGCGTTGCTCGTGGCTAAGAAGTTCCCTAGAGTGAAGCAATACCATTTCTACAGGGACATAAGGACGTATGGAAAGAACGAGGTGATGTACGAGCAGGCATCAAGGAGTGGGGTCATATTCGTAAAGTACCCGGAGGAAGAGCCGCCTAAAGTAACAGCTGAAAATGGGGGTCTTCTAGTTAGATCGAAAGATCTCCTCACCGAAGCCCTAACGATTGATGTACCCGTAGATCTAGTAGTCCTAGTCACAGGCATGGTTCCGAGGAACAATAAGGATCTAAACGAGATATTGAAACTCCCTATAGGAAACGATGGATTCTACCAAGAAGTACACCCCAAGCTAAGACCCGTAGAGACCACACTATCAGGCTTCCTAATAGCTGGTACAGCCCAAGGACCTAAGGACACGTTGGAATCCCTCTCCTCCGGATCAGCAGCAGCCGCTAAAGCAGGAGGCATAGTGTTGAAGAGGATAATAGAACTAGAGCCTTTCAGGGCGTTTGTAGACCCAGGCAGATGTGAACTTAGCAAGCAGTGTATAGCAGAGTGCCCCTACATGGCCATCAGTGTGAAGAACTATGAGGGTAAAGGTGAGAAGGCATGGGTAAATCCTGCGATCTGTAAAGGCTGTGGAGCATGCGTGGCAGTATGTCCGAATAATGCGATTCAAATCAAGGGCTTGACGAATGAACAGGTGGTTGATATGATAAAGTCAGCTGCAAGGGAGGTGTAATTTTATGTCCAAGAGGAAGAAACTCACAGTTCATATACTTAGGGATAAACTCGGCCTCAAGCCATCACAGGAGCTATTGGATCACCTGAAAGAGCAGAAGAGAGTTGAAGGATTGATAAGGAAGGCGATATCAAAGAATCCTAAGACTGTTCCGGGAATCTCTAAGGAAACAGGGTTAGATAAAACACTAGTCTTCTGGTACCTCATGACCTTCTTCCGCCATGGACTGGTGGAGGAGACCGGGAAGACTGATGAAGGATACTTCAAATATGTTTGGAAGAAGAGGAGGTGAATTAAGATGGCTCGAGCTAACCCTGTTCTCTTGAATGATATACTCAAACTAGGGGCATTCGATGTAACAGCATGCTTTAGCTGTGGAGTATGTACAGCTACCTGTCCATTAGTAGAGGAGGGAGGGGAATTCCCACGTAGGTTAATAAGATATGTGATGCTGGGCTTGGAAGATAAACTTCTGGGAGCACCTGAACTATGGGCATGTTATTACTGCGGTGAGTGCACGAGGAGCTGTCCAAGGCAAGCTGATCCTGGAGGTTTTATGATGGCGGCACGTCGCTTTGCGGTAACAAAGTACTCGATAGGGAAGATAGGCAAAGTATTCTACGACAAGATCTATGGGAGCATCGCACTAGCCATACTGTCTCTAATAATGGCTCTCGGCATATGGTGGCTCCACAACCCCATTCTAGGAGGTAAAGTTGATCTATTCGAATACCTGAACGAGAACTACATCCACGAGGGGGGCCTAGTTCTAGGAGTCTATGTCGGAGTAGTTGCACTTGCAAATATTGTAATCATGCTCAGATACCTATTCAAGTCTGGTAACATACCTAAGGCGGGTATAGGAGGTTGGGTTAAAGGCTTCATAGATACACTGTTCGCAGAAGTACTGTGGCAGGGAAGATACGATAAATGTGACAGCAAAGGCAGATTTGTAAGCCATATGGGGATATTCTGGGGCTTCGTGTTGCTAATGATAGCGACGACAATAGACTATGTAACAGGAGCTAGACAGTTATCAGCAATGGTGCTTGGTGCTATAGGCGGAGTATTAATAACAGTGGGGGGAGGATACTTCATCTGGATACGGCTAGCAAAGAAGGACGAGTACAGTACATACAGCGATTTCGTCGACTGGATGTTCATCTGGCTGGTATTCCTAGCAGGTATAACAGGGTTCCTAATTGACTTATTCGCCTATTATAATCTGCAATTGACTACATACACAACATTCGCAATACACCTAATAGTAGTGTTCGACCTCATAGTTACAGCACCCTTCACAAAGTTCGCACACGCTGGCTACAGACCCCTAGCAGTATGGATCTATAAGGTTGCCAGGAAACCCCAAGGAGAGACCGCTGGGGCAGCCTAGTCTCAGACCTCTGTTTTTTACATTATTTTCAACCAATTTCCTCCTACCAAGAGAGACTGATAATAGAAATGAATGAAGAAAGAAATGAACTCTACTCCCTATCTCCAATCTTTGGGCAATAAGGAGAAAGAGCTTAAGGCTCTTAATACACTACTTGAAACAAGGAGATAGAATTGCTTGAAACATTTACCTACTCTACAATAGGAAAGACCATAAGATTATCAAGAATCCTAAATCCTAAAGGGACACTGGTTTTCGCTTTCGACCACTGGCTTGAACATGGACCGGTCGACTTCCCTGATGATAGAATTAATCCCAGGAAAATACTGGAAGACGTTGTAGAAGCTGGTGTTGATGCTGTTATGTTAACTCCAGGTGATGCCCAGTTGTTTTATGATATTTGGAGCGGTAGAACTTCCTTGATAGTGAAAATTACAGGGAAAACTAACATGAGGCCTTCAGATCAACGCCTCCTCCAAAGTATTATTGGAACAGTAGAGGATGCAGTTAGACTAGCTGCTGACGCTGTTGCAGCCACAGTATACTGGGGCAGCCCTTATGAAGACGTTATGCTTAAACAGTGGACAGCTATAAGGGAAGGAGCTGAGCTTTACGGACTTCCAGCTTTACAGCTATCATATCCACGCGGACCCGGAATAAAGGATAGATATGCACTGAATACTGTTCTCTATGGTGTCCGATCAGCAGTAATGATGGGAGCTGATCTCATAAAGACTTATTATACAGGTGCGAAGGATTCGTTTGCAAAGGTCGTAGAGGCAGCCTCTGGTATACCCGTTATGATGAGCGGAGGCCCGCATAGAGATAGCCCCTTAGAATTTTTAATGGATCTTAAGGCGGTTAGAGATGCGGGTGCAGCAGGAGCTGTCGTTGGTAGAAACATATTTCAAGCAACAAACATTAAAGCGATAACTAAAGCCTGCAGGGCAGTAATAAGAGGAGAAATGAAGCCAAATGAGGCGGCTTCCATGGAGGGCCTATTATGACTAAAGGAATCGACGTTGTTACTGTTGGCCACGCATTGGTTGATATTAGAATAGTAGTTGATAGACTACCAGGCCCCGACGAAGAAGCCGAGATAAGGGAAGAAGTGCGAGGGGCAGGCGGTTCAGCAGTTAATGTATCAATCGACACATCCAAGCTAGGAGGGAAAAGTGGCATTATAGCAAAAATTGTTTTTGACTCATTCGGTAGGATAGTTTTCGAGGAACTATGGAAATCCCAGGTAGACTTAAGGGGCCTGAGAATAAGCCCAATAGGATCCACGGGATTTAGCATTGTCGCTATAAGCAAGATGGGCGACATTACGATCTATGGAAGCAAAGGAGTAGCCGAAAACTTCGAACCATGGGAATTAGATAGGGAATTAATAAGCGATGCAAAAGCAGTCCACATAGCCAGCCTCAGACTAGACACCAGCCTTGAAGCAGCGAAAATAGCTAAATCGACTGGAGCAATAGTCTCATGGGACCCCGGTCGAAGGCAGGCCCGTTTGGGAATTAATAGACTCAGAGAGCTTCTACCATACATTGACATAGTATTCCTGAATAAACTAGAAGCCAAGGCAATGACCGGCCATGAACCAGACGTGGCGGCTGAAACGATAAAGTCACAAGGCCCCAGATGGGTAGTTGTAAAACTAGGCAGCCAGGGATCACTACTATACGGGCCTAAAGGATCTAAGAAAATTCCCGCATACAAGCCACCTAAAGTCCTCGATGAAACAGGGGCAGGAGACGCTTTTGCTGCAGCGACGCTTTTCAAACTAGTTGAATCAGAGGACATTGTAGATGCATTAAACTATGCTTCATGTGTAGCCGGACTTAAAGTATCTAGGTTAGGCTCGCACAATATTCCCGACTATAAGGAAATGCGCCAATTATTCAGTGAAATAGATAGTTGCCCGAAACAGTGAAGAACATGCTTGCAATATCCTATCATGTACATATAAGTGGCAGGAATGGATAGTGCATATACTGTAGGGTATAATAACCTGACGTCCAGGATGTTATAATATGTCATAAACATGTATAATGGAAGCATATACCGAGTTATTGGGAAGGGAGATACTATTCTATGGTAAATTATGTAGCAGCGACCGGTAACAGGAATGTCGCTCTATTTCA
This window of the Candidatus Tiamatella incendiivivens genome carries:
- a CDS encoding CoB--CoM heterodisulfide reductase iron-sulfur subunit A family protein, yielding MSGNEKDIRIGVYVCWCGGNISDVVDVEKVVSVIKNEEGVVVARHFMFMCSEAGQKMIENDIKMRNLNAVVVASCSPKLHELTFRNTVLRAGINPYMYYHANIREQVSWAHSDSKEEATKKAIRHIRMATAYVRHAEPLEKIKVEATPAVLVIGGGVTGLRAAIDLARSGVNVYLVEKEPFLGGHVARLGETYPSGRPGWELVSRLIDELLKHDNVAIYTQATVEKVEGYIGNFDVTIKVSPRYFVKNCERIEEAISRCEKRVPDEWSYGIKTRIPILLPPYPRAYPRIPALDMKACGEDKCMGCLEPCKDAVDLTMQEQVIKLKVGAVITATGFNPYEPSEGEFGYAQYPYVITLPQFNSILKESGNGKLVVNGREVKSLAFIYCVGSRQREGRTYCSRYCCNATVYAALLVAKKFPRVKQYHFYRDIRTYGKNEVMYEQASRSGVIFVKYPEEEPPKVTAENGGLLVRSKDLLTEALTIDVPVDLVVLVTGMVPRNNKDLNEILKLPIGNDGFYQEVHPKLRPVETTLSGFLIAGTAQGPKDTLESLSSGSAAAAKAGGIVLKRIIELEPFRAFVDPGRCELSKQCIAECPYMAISVKNYEGKGEKAWVNPAICKGCGACVAVCPNNAIQIKGLTNEQVVDMIKSAAREV
- a CDS encoding sulfurtransferase TusA family protein, with translation MSMSPDELKNLKADKVVDARGTSCPGPLLAAKRAISSVPVGGMLEILSSDPGTKRDLPLWAKKMGHEFLGVIEEPGYSRIFIRRKK
- a CDS encoding DsrE/DsrF/DrsH-like family protein, encoding MPDKICLTIMSGSIDRLTGAAILASGAVSMDMEVEIFLQLWGVYAFKKDVMHQNMNLSEFGELGEKVAQRIQELKLPMWFELLKQAKELGKVKIYACSLASNIWDVKKEDLEMVDDIIGAGEWIEKMREAKINLFI
- a CDS encoding CoB--CoM heterodisulfide reductase iron-sulfur subunit A family protein; translation: MGILSQMLEHPIEQEGIEEFDVLVIGGGIAGMEASLDLAEMGFKVLLVERDPSIGGKMFLLSKVFPTLDCASCISTPKMAAVAHHPNIKAMTYSEVKSVEKKGEGEFLVEVLKKPRFVMEDLCTGCALCENACPVIVPKEYDFSLRGRKAAYIPFDTAVPKVAMIDIDHCIFCGQCELACPVGAINFLQKSILQKFKVGAVIIATGYQLFPITKKKEYMYGKLANVITAMQMDRLLSPTRPYNAVLRPSDGREPMNIAFVLCSGSRDRTVGNPLCSQICCMYSIKQAQLLMGALPLADITIYYMDIRAFGKGFEEFYQQAKDMGVMFIKGRVAKIEPGEDGNIVVYYEDIENGGRLSRAEHDLVVLSVGILPNPGVAKVFKNTRLEIDEYGYIKLPGNYTSTAETSIPGVFAAGCAIGPKDIPDTVVEAAAAASQAAAYLSEVRKK
- a CDS encoding carbohydrate kinase family protein yields the protein MTKGIDVVTVGHALVDIRIVVDRLPGPDEEAEIREEVRGAGGSAVNVSIDTSKLGGKSGIIAKIVFDSFGRIVFEELWKSQVDLRGLRISPIGSTGFSIVAISKMGDITIYGSKGVAENFEPWELDRELISDAKAVHIASLRLDTSLEAAKIAKSTGAIVSWDPGRRQARLGINRLRELLPYIDIVFLNKLEAKAMTGHEPDVAAETIKSQGPRWVVVKLGSQGSLLYGPKGSKKIPAYKPPKVLDETGAGDAFAAATLFKLVESEDIVDALNYASCVAGLKVSRLGSHNIPDYKEMRQLFSEIDSCPKQ
- a CDS encoding 2-amino-3,7-dideoxy-D-threo-hept-6-ulosonate synthase, whose protein sequence is MLETFTYSTIGKTIRLSRILNPKGTLVFAFDHWLEHGPVDFPDDRINPRKILEDVVEAGVDAVMLTPGDAQLFYDIWSGRTSLIVKITGKTNMRPSDQRLLQSIIGTVEDAVRLAADAVAATVYWGSPYEDVMLKQWTAIREGAELYGLPALQLSYPRGPGIKDRYALNTVLYGVRSAVMMGADLIKTYYTGAKDSFAKVVEAASGIPVMMSGGPHRDSPLEFLMDLKAVRDAGAAGAVVGRNIFQATNIKAITKACRAVIRGEMKPNEAASMEGLL
- a CDS encoding hydrogenase iron-sulfur subunit, with protein sequence MAENEKGGEFRPHILVFSTNLISDVGIDYAGLLHMHYPVTTSIVRLPCSSMIRPEWVVLALEQGFDGVFIAADGTDCPYLSDCTDRTARRVDEALGKAKEAGFNPERIKMAAICSVCAEPFVKLMDGFYETLVKLGPVKRGEISGDS
- a CDS encoding 4Fe-4S dicluster domain-containing protein, which translates into the protein MARANPVLLNDILKLGAFDVTACFSCGVCTATCPLVEEGGEFPRRLIRYVMLGLEDKLLGAPELWACYYCGECTRSCPRQADPGGFMMAARRFAVTKYSIGKIGKVFYDKIYGSIALAILSLIMALGIWWLHNPILGGKVDLFEYLNENYIHEGGLVLGVYVGVVALANIVIMLRYLFKSGNIPKAGIGGWVKGFIDTLFAEVLWQGRYDKCDSKGRFVSHMGIFWGFVLLMIATTIDYVTGARQLSAMVLGAIGGVLITVGGGYFIWIRLAKKDEYSTYSDFVDWMFIWLVFLAGITGFLIDLFAYYNLQLTTYTTFAIHLIVVFDLIVTAPFTKFAHAGYRPLAVWIYKVARKPQGETAGAA